The segment ACACCAGCACGGGCCGCCGGCCCTGGGGCGAAGGAGACCAGATGTTGAGGTAGAGGCAGTCTTCATCCTGGGGCAGGGTGCCGCCGCCGGTGATGTTGCTGATCAGGCGGTCGTCGGGCTGGACGGCGGCGGGGCCGAAGCGGGTGGCGTCGCGCACGCCCTGCCAGGGTTCGGGCGGCTCCGGCGGCCGGAAGCGCAGCTCGCCCACCGGCGGCCGGGCAAAGGGAACGCCCTTCCACACGCACACCGTCCCGTCGGTCTGGCCCCGCAGGGCGCCGTAGCGCGTTTCGACGATGATCTCTTGGAGCCCATGGGCACCGGTCACGGGCCTCTCCCCCCTTGTCGCGGGCGGCAGATGTTGACAGGCGGGGTTTCCTTCGGCAGGCGGGCGGGAAAGGCCTGCCGGCATGGATATCGGCCGGAGTCTGCGCTAGGGGGCTGGCAGGGCCGGCGCGCAGCTTCACGCCCGGTTGCACGCGGGGCAGGGGTGTCCCGCGCGGTGGCCGGGGAAGGCTCGCTGCCGAAGGCAGGAACGGCGCCTCAGATCACTGCCGGGTGGGGATCCATGGCCAGACCGGCGGCCGGCAGGCCTGGCAAGGAGCACCGGGCGGGCAGGTGGCCCGTCGTGCCGCCGCCTTCACTGGGAGCCGGAGCCGCCACCGCCGCCGGCGTCCGGACCGGCCTGTCCGTGCCCGGCGGGAGCGGCGTCCCGGTCCCCGCCGCCGCCGTCGCCGCCACCGTCCCCCTCGCCCGTCTCCCCGGCAGCGGGTTCGGCGGTCACCCCGTCGCACCACCGGTCGGCCCACGCCTGGATGGCAACCACCACCGGCTCCAGGGCCCGCCCCTTCTCGGTCAGCTCGTACTCGATCAGCACGGGCCGCGTGTCCCGCACGTGACGGGCGAGGATCCCGGCTTCCTCCAGTTCCTTGAGCCGCTCCGAGAGCATGCGGTCGCTCATCTCGGGCAGGCTGGCCTTGAAGTCGCAGAAGCGCTTCTTCCCGGTGAGGAGGATGCGCAGGATCAGGCCCGTCCACTTCTTGCCCAGGATCTGCACGGCCTGCTCGTAGCGCGGGCACACTTTGACGGGATCCACGGCCGGTGGCTACCTCCTTTCGCTGGGCCGCCTCGCGCACGATGGCCTCGCTGGCCCGGCGGGCGCGCTGCACCTCTTCCGGATCCGCCCGGCCGGCGGCTTGCCCGGGCGCGGCGCAGGACGCCCTCCAGGCCACCTGTACCGGACCACCCGGCACCGGCCGCCGACAAGGGCCGGCCCCTGCCAGTAGGCTGCCCCGGGACCTGCCGGGGGACCGGCATCATCCTGGGGGACCCGGTGGCGCCGGGAAACAGGGATGACCGGTGTCACGGCCATCTCCATCGTAGCACTCCCATTGACGACCTGGGAAGCGACACTATAGGATAGAGTTGCTTCACTAAAGTAAGTTATGGGCCGGTCGGTTCGTTACTATCCCTTCCGGACGAACCCGGCCCAGGGACGACAGGAGGTCGGGATCGTGGCCGAAGCTGCAGCCACCGCCACGCGGTGGACCATCGACGCTTCCCACAGCACCGTGGAGTTCGCCGTCCGGCACATGATGATCTCCACGGTGAAGGGGCACTTCGGCAAGATCGAGGGCTACCTCGACGCGCCGAACATCGACGACCTGAGCCAGGGCGCCCGGCTGGAGGTCCGGATCGACGCCTCCACCGTGGACACCCGCGAGCCCCAGCGGGACGAGCACCTGCGTTCGGCGGACTTCTTCGACGTGGCCAACTATCCGCATATCGAGTTCCGCAGCACCCGCATCGAGAAGACCGGCGAGAACCGCTACAAGGTCACAGGCGACCTCTCCATCCGCGGCGTGACCAAGGAGGTCACCTGGGACCTGACCTACGAAGGCGGCGGCAAGGACCCGTGGGGCAACCAGCGGGTGGCCTTCCACGCCGAGACCAAGGTCAACCGCAAGGACTTCGGCCTGCA is part of the Thermaerobacter subterraneus DSM 13965 genome and harbors:
- a CDS encoding YceI family protein; this encodes MAEAAATATRWTIDASHSTVEFAVRHMMISTVKGHFGKIEGYLDAPNIDDLSQGARLEVRIDASTVDTREPQRDEHLRSADFFDVANYPHIEFRSTRIEKTGENRYKVTGDLSIRGVTKEVTWDLTYEGGGKDPWGNQRVAFHAETKVNRKDFGLQWNMLLESGGVLVGDEVRVSVDVELVQQGANQG